A region of Streptomyces sp. NBC_01267 DNA encodes the following proteins:
- a CDS encoding cytochrome P450 has translation MHISGTDRSARTTVFTPRIEALLREHRGAEVFRLDSGTVGVAGPALIDEILRSRPANEFERPTFKPLRGRSITRPESSALMRAVSQDVRAALRKPDPAPVDLSGEWPHVGHTYLRDLIFGSDPFRLRVLMDRKLELTPKLTWTVIGTGAAFPLAGPDAPVSGLAALTAAAASYGDRRHAMGLYRRAAAPVCFTVSALVTNALWLGSPFPDDVSNRDILLESLRLLPPSWNLLRVASPEFAALDDRIGVSDDVLMLPLLTHRDPAIWDDPDAYRPERWTGADPDDHPGYLPFGHANERCWGRHMVMPLAERLLDLLRADGLAVSPEQTSARVPLAGLMGVTGVRVTRR, from the coding sequence ATGCATATTTCAGGTACGGACAGGAGTGCCCGGACCACGGTTTTCACGCCGCGAATCGAAGCTCTTCTCAGGGAACATCGCGGCGCCGAGGTGTTCCGCCTGGATTCGGGGACCGTCGGGGTTGCGGGACCTGCCCTGATCGATGAGATTCTCCGCAGCAGGCCGGCCAATGAATTCGAACGCCCCACCTTCAAACCATTGCGGGGAAGATCCATCACCAGGCCGGAATCGTCCGCCCTGATGCGGGCTGTTTCTCAGGACGTCCGGGCCGCTTTGAGGAAACCCGACCCTGCTCCGGTCGATCTTTCCGGGGAATGGCCGCACGTGGGGCATACTTATCTCCGCGATCTTATTTTCGGCTCCGACCCTTTTCGGCTGCGTGTTCTCATGGACCGCAAGCTGGAACTGACGCCCAAACTGACCTGGACGGTCATCGGAACCGGCGCCGCGTTCCCTCTCGCCGGTCCGGACGCGCCGGTGTCCGGTCTCGCCGCCCTCACTGCCGCCGCCGCGAGTTACGGCGACCGCCGTCATGCCATGGGCCTGTACCGCAGGGCCGCGGCGCCGGTCTGCTTCACGGTCTCCGCCCTCGTCACCAACGCCCTCTGGCTCGGATCGCCCTTCCCCGACGACGTGTCGAACCGGGACATCCTGCTGGAGAGCCTCCGGTTGCTGCCGCCCTCGTGGAACCTGCTGCGGGTGGCCTCCCCGGAGTTCGCCGCCCTGGACGACCGGATCGGAGTGAGCGACGACGTACTGATGCTGCCGCTGCTGACCCACCGTGACCCGGCGATCTGGGACGACCCCGACGCGTACCGCCCCGAGCGGTGGACCGGTGCCGACCCCGACGACCACCCGGGATATCTGCCCTTCGGCCATGCCAACGAGCGTTGCTGGGGGCGCCACATGGTCATGCCGCTGGCCGAGCGGCTGCTCGATCTGCTGCGGGCCGACGGACTGGCGGTGAGCCCCGAACAGACCTCGGCGCGGGTGCCGCTGGCCGGCCTGATGGGGGTCACGGGGGTGCGGGTGACCCGGCGGTAG
- a CDS encoding alpha-N-acetylglucosaminidase, which yields MPELSRRTLLSTAGAIGTGAALGGHTPAVAAGSTPASPVAHLSPAEPAPLDSGPARAALRRLLPHHADQFHLTLLTGKERFRVTGSAGRIEVAATGPAVALTGVHWYLKYVCRAHISWNSSQLALPQRLPAPGKAVEQSATVPHRFAFNDTHDGYTAPYADWAHWERTLDVLALHGCNEVLVTAGQEAVYHRLLQDFGYSDTEARTWLPAPSHQPWWLLQNMSGYGGPLSTALIAARAALGRKIADRLRELGMHPVFPGYFGTVPDGFADRNSGARVVPQGSWNGLRRPDWLDPRTKAFGAMAAAFYRHQSELFGQAAHFKMDLLHEGGTPGDVPVTDAARAVETSLRAAHPDATWVILGWGRNPRPEVLQAIDTDRILIVDGLSDIDTVTDREKDWGGAPYAFGTIPNFGGRTTIGADTDRWTERFTAWRDKPDSALVGTAYMPEAAERDPAAFELFSELAWRTEKIDRAGWFSRYSTVRYGGDDRQAKAAFAALTTTAYQLTTTDGRPVDSLFSRRPNVNGSVHDAFDTARFDTAFAALLGVGASLRGSDAYRYDLTDLARQALADRGRILLPQLRAAYANKDTDTFRALAALWLKLMRLADTMAGCHSAFLLGPWLEEAKRFATAPAEAGHLEWTARTLLTTWADRTAADHLSNYANRDWHGLLSDVHLPQWQAYLDELTAALTEGRAAKSFDWYPGEESWTHRTESYPVRATGDAHRTAQQVHDTLAAAPYQGSATVSADPVVFSPGSTGTVTAGFRNLNGLRATGRVDFTLTGLDSLLKSADSLESVPPGGTGSVSWRVTAPSEPLTTPLRPMPYTLLTRFGPRGGTPVGIRQQSAVYVAAPLDPVWRTFTSNAAVFGQLGERLAVNGGGQDLWKGTTEFGTAFRAGAMADGKSVTVRVDSQDNTGSWARCGLVVRNSLATPGSAGFLNLAVTPGQGVVLSYDTNGDGTLDTYKRLTGIVAPVLLRLSRADGEYTGACSTDGGKSWRTVATVTVPDSAAVQDAGIFMSATNGGGDVRGTVNFSAWKVS from the coding sequence ATGCCTGAGCTGTCGAGACGTACGCTGCTGAGCACCGCGGGGGCGATCGGGACCGGAGCGGCGCTCGGCGGCCACACCCCCGCCGTCGCAGCCGGAAGCACACCCGCCTCCCCCGTCGCGCACCTCTCCCCCGCCGAACCGGCCCCGCTCGACTCCGGCCCGGCCCGCGCCGCCCTGCGGCGTCTACTGCCCCACCACGCCGACCAGTTCCACCTCACGCTCCTCACCGGCAAGGAGCGGTTCCGGGTCACCGGCTCCGCCGGCCGTATCGAGGTCGCCGCCACCGGCCCGGCCGTCGCGCTGACCGGAGTCCACTGGTACCTCAAGTACGTCTGCCGGGCGCACATCTCCTGGAACAGCTCCCAGCTCGCCCTCCCCCAGCGGCTGCCCGCCCCCGGAAAGGCGGTGGAGCAGTCGGCGACCGTCCCGCACCGCTTCGCCTTCAACGACACCCACGACGGCTACACCGCCCCGTACGCCGACTGGGCCCACTGGGAGCGGACCCTCGACGTCCTCGCCCTGCACGGCTGCAACGAAGTGCTCGTCACCGCCGGTCAGGAGGCCGTCTACCACCGGCTGCTCCAGGACTTCGGGTACTCCGACACCGAGGCCAGGACCTGGTTGCCCGCCCCCTCCCACCAGCCCTGGTGGCTGCTCCAGAACATGAGCGGGTACGGCGGCCCGCTCTCCACCGCGCTCATCGCCGCCCGCGCTGCGCTGGGCAGGAAGATCGCCGACCGGCTGCGCGAACTGGGCATGCACCCGGTGTTCCCCGGCTACTTCGGGACCGTCCCCGACGGGTTCGCCGACCGGAATTCCGGCGCCCGGGTCGTCCCGCAGGGCAGCTGGAACGGGCTGCGGCGCCCCGACTGGCTGGACCCGCGGACCAAGGCGTTCGGCGCGATGGCCGCCGCGTTCTACCGGCACCAGTCCGAACTCTTCGGCCAGGCCGCACACTTCAAGATGGACCTGCTCCACGAGGGCGGCACCCCGGGCGACGTGCCCGTCACCGACGCCGCGCGCGCCGTCGAGACCTCCTTGCGCGCCGCGCACCCGGACGCCACCTGGGTGATCCTCGGCTGGGGTCGCAATCCGCGCCCCGAGGTGCTCCAGGCGATCGACACCGACCGGATCCTGATCGTCGACGGACTCTCCGACATCGACACCGTCACCGACCGCGAGAAGGACTGGGGCGGGGCTCCCTACGCCTTCGGCACCATCCCCAACTTCGGCGGCCGTACGACGATCGGCGCCGACACCGACCGCTGGACGGAGAGGTTCACGGCCTGGCGCGACAAGCCCGACAGCGCGCTCGTCGGCACCGCGTACATGCCGGAGGCCGCCGAGCGGGACCCCGCGGCCTTCGAGCTGTTCAGCGAACTCGCCTGGCGTACCGAGAAGATCGACAGGGCCGGGTGGTTCAGCCGGTACTCCACGGTGCGCTACGGCGGCGACGACCGTCAGGCGAAGGCGGCCTTCGCCGCGCTGACCACCACCGCGTACCAGCTGACCACCACCGACGGCCGCCCCGTCGACTCGCTCTTCTCCCGCCGTCCCAACGTCAACGGGTCCGTCCACGACGCCTTCGACACCGCCCGGTTCGACACCGCGTTCGCCGCGCTGCTGGGTGTGGGCGCCTCGCTGCGCGGCTCGGACGCGTACCGCTACGACCTCACCGATCTGGCCAGACAGGCGCTCGCCGACCGGGGCCGGATCCTGCTGCCGCAGTTGCGCGCCGCCTACGCGAACAAGGACACGGACACCTTCCGCGCGCTCGCCGCCCTCTGGCTGAAGCTGATGCGGCTCGCCGACACCATGGCGGGCTGCCACTCCGCGTTCCTGCTCGGCCCCTGGCTGGAGGAGGCCAAGCGCTTCGCCACCGCCCCGGCCGAGGCGGGGCACCTGGAGTGGACGGCCCGCACCCTGCTCACCACCTGGGCCGACCGCACCGCCGCCGACCACCTCAGCAACTACGCCAACCGCGACTGGCACGGACTGCTGAGCGACGTCCATCTGCCGCAGTGGCAGGCGTACCTGGACGAGCTGACGGCCGCCCTGACCGAGGGCAGGGCCGCCAAGTCCTTCGACTGGTACCCGGGCGAGGAGAGCTGGACCCACCGGACCGAGTCCTATCCGGTACGGGCCACGGGCGACGCCCACCGCACGGCGCAGCAGGTGCACGACACCCTCGCCGCCGCCCCGTACCAGGGCAGCGCCACCGTCTCGGCCGACCCCGTCGTCTTCTCCCCGGGCAGCACGGGCACGGTCACCGCGGGCTTCCGCAATCTGAACGGGCTGCGTGCGACCGGCCGCGTCGACTTCACGCTGACCGGTCTGGACTCCCTGCTGAAGAGCGCCGACTCCCTGGAAAGCGTTCCGCCCGGCGGCACCGGCTCGGTCTCCTGGCGGGTGACGGCCCCGTCCGAGCCGCTGACGACCCCGCTGCGCCCGATGCCGTACACCCTGCTCACCCGGTTCGGACCGCGCGGCGGGACCCCGGTGGGGATCCGGCAGCAGAGCGCGGTGTACGTGGCGGCCCCGCTGGACCCGGTCTGGCGGACCTTCACCAGCAACGCGGCCGTGTTCGGGCAGCTCGGCGAGCGGCTGGCCGTCAACGGCGGTGGGCAGGACCTGTGGAAGGGCACCACGGAGTTCGGCACGGCCTTCCGCGCCGGGGCGATGGCGGACGGGAAGAGCGTGACCGTACGGGTCGACTCCCAGGACAACACCGGGAGCTGGGCCCGGTGCGGGCTCGTCGTACGCAACAGCCTGGCCACCCCCGGATCGGCGGGCTTCCTCAATCTGGCGGTCACCCCCGGTCAGGGTGTGGTGCTGTCGTACGACACGAACGGCGACGGGACGCTGGACACCTACAAGCGCCTCACCGGCATCGTGGCGCCGGTGCTGCTGCGGCTCTCGCGCGCCGACGGGGAGTACACGGGCGCCTGTTCGACGGACGGCGGGAAGAGCTGGCGGACGGTCGCCACCGTCACCGTGCCGGACAGCGCCGCCGTTCAGGACGCGGGAATCTTCATGAGCGCCACGAACGGGGGCGGCGATGTGCGTGGCACCGTGAACTTCAGTGCATGGAAGGTGAGTTGA
- a CDS encoding LuxR C-terminal-related transcriptional regulator: MRVVLAEDLFLLRDGLVRMLEAYDFEIAAAVETGPELTRALAELQPDVAVVDVRLPPSHTDEGLQCALAARRARPGLPVLVLSQHVEQLYARELLADGTGGVGYLLKDRVFDADQFIDAVRRVAAGGTAMDPQVIQQLLSRRAQDKPVGSLTPREREVMELMAQGRSNAAIAGQLVVTERAVAKHTSNIFGKLGLPVSDDDNRRVLAVLAYLDRG, from the coding sequence GTGCGCGTTGTCCTCGCCGAAGACCTCTTCCTCCTGAGAGACGGCCTGGTCCGGATGCTGGAGGCGTACGACTTCGAGATCGCCGCAGCGGTCGAGACCGGCCCCGAACTGACCAGAGCACTAGCGGAGTTGCAGCCGGACGTCGCGGTCGTCGACGTCCGGCTGCCGCCGTCGCACACCGACGAGGGCCTCCAGTGCGCCCTGGCCGCCCGGCGCGCCCGACCGGGACTGCCGGTCCTCGTCCTGTCGCAGCACGTGGAGCAGCTGTACGCGCGCGAACTGCTGGCCGACGGCACCGGGGGCGTCGGATACCTGCTGAAGGACCGGGTGTTCGACGCGGACCAGTTCATCGACGCGGTACGCCGGGTGGCCGCGGGCGGTACGGCGATGGACCCGCAGGTCATCCAGCAGCTGCTGTCCCGGCGCGCCCAGGACAAGCCGGTGGGCAGCCTCACGCCCCGGGAACGGGAAGTGATGGAGCTGATGGCGCAGGGGCGTTCCAACGCGGCCATCGCGGGTCAACTCGTGGTCACCGAGCGGGCGGTGGCGAAGCACACCTCGAACATCTTCGGCAAGCTCGGCCTGCCGGTCTCCGACGACGACAACCGGCGGGTGCTTGCGGTGCTGGCCTATCTCGACCGAGGCTAG
- a CDS encoding S53 family peptidase, with translation MMAVAPAASAQTTNAPSAGAGVQRVCAQPAKPGMMACLALARTDVMQHLGVSPKAAPSGYGPSDLKSAYNLPTGGSGATVAIVDAQDDPNAESDLATYRSQYGLPACTTANGCFKKVDQNGGTSYPTADAGWAGEISLDVDMVSAVCPQCHILLVEAKSATMANLGTAVNRAVTMGAKYVSNSYGGSEDSTDTSADSSYFNHPGVAITVSSGDSGYGTEYPAASKYVTAVGGTSLSTASNSRGWSESVWGSSSGGEGAGSGCSAYDAKPSWQKDTGCAKRSVADVSAVADPYTGVAVYDSYQDQGWNVYGGTSASSPIIASVYALAGTPASGTVPASFPYSHTSSLNDVTSGANGSCGNYLCKAGAGYDGPTGLGTPNGTAAFTK, from the coding sequence ATGATGGCGGTGGCCCCCGCCGCCTCCGCGCAGACCACCAACGCACCGTCGGCCGGTGCCGGTGTGCAGCGGGTCTGTGCCCAGCCCGCGAAGCCCGGCATGATGGCGTGCCTGGCTCTCGCCCGCACCGATGTGATGCAGCACCTCGGCGTCAGCCCGAAGGCCGCCCCGTCCGGTTACGGCCCCTCCGACCTGAAGAGCGCCTACAACCTGCCGACCGGCGGTTCGGGTGCCACCGTGGCGATCGTCGACGCCCAGGACGACCCCAACGCCGAGTCGGACCTGGCCACTTACCGCTCGCAGTACGGTCTGCCGGCCTGCACCACGGCCAACGGCTGCTTCAAGAAGGTCGACCAGAACGGTGGCACCAGCTACCCGACGGCCGACGCCGGCTGGGCCGGTGAGATCTCGCTCGACGTCGACATGGTCAGCGCCGTCTGCCCGCAGTGCCACATCCTGCTGGTCGAGGCGAAGTCCGCGACCATGGCCAACCTCGGCACCGCGGTGAACCGCGCGGTCACCATGGGCGCCAAGTACGTCTCCAACAGCTACGGCGGCTCGGAGGACTCCACCGACACCAGCGCGGACTCCTCGTACTTCAACCACCCGGGCGTCGCCATCACCGTCAGCTCCGGTGACAGCGGCTACGGCACCGAGTACCCGGCGGCCTCCAAGTACGTGACCGCCGTCGGCGGCACCTCGCTCAGCACCGCGAGCAACAGCCGCGGCTGGTCCGAGTCGGTCTGGGGCTCCAGCTCCGGCGGTGAAGGCGCGGGCTCCGGTTGCTCCGCCTACGACGCCAAGCCGTCCTGGCAGAAGGACACCGGCTGCGCGAAGCGTTCCGTCGCGGACGTCTCCGCGGTGGCCGACCCGTACACCGGGGTCGCGGTGTACGACAGCTACCAGGACCAGGGCTGGAACGTGTACGGCGGCACCAGCGCCTCGTCGCCGATCATCGCATCCGTGTACGCCCTCGCGGGCACCCCGGCCTCGGGCACCGTCCCGGCCTCGTTCCCGTACTCCCACACCTCCTCGCTCAACGACGTCACCTCCGGCGCCAACGGCAGCTGTGGCAACTACCTCTGCAAGGCGGGCGCGGGCTACGACGGCCCGACCGGTCTCGGCACCCCGAACGGCACCGCTGCGTTCACCAAGTGA
- a CDS encoding tryptorubin family RiPP precursor, translating into MQCAYAPSDLHYIDGISTAGIQFIHRSHIFDSVSSPLTGGAVMKLIHSLKNKIRPEKNLKSYAWYIWY; encoded by the coding sequence ATGCAATGCGCATATGCGCCGAGTGATCTGCATTACATTGACGGCATCTCAACTGCCGGGATTCAATTTATCCATCGGAGTCATATATTTGACTCGGTCAGTTCACCGTTAACCGGAGGTGCTGTCATGAAGCTCATTCATTCCCTCAAGAATAAGATCCGGCCCGAGAAGAACCTGAAGTCCTACGCTTGGTACATCTGGTACTGA
- a CDS encoding TrmB family transcriptional regulator, translating to MESDEESVSELVELGLSRYEARVYLALVRRDSYTAAQVARAADVPRQRIYDVLDGLVRAQLAVAHRGKVATFGAVAPELALARLMNRRRESLEQMERISAGLTATLLPLWSDGRVHTDPLDYIEVLRDPRQIADRFADIQEQATSELLTFCMPPFVAPAANTTGIKATRRLRRANGTVHAVYTHDALADAEVLENVERFGEAGEEARFTETLPLKLVIADASLVLCDMPDPVAGTGETTALFIEHPALAACLRLAFQTVWHQATTRQHIWNG from the coding sequence ATGGAGTCGGACGAAGAGTCGGTCAGCGAGCTCGTCGAACTCGGCCTCTCACGCTACGAGGCACGTGTCTACCTCGCTCTGGTCAGGCGTGATTCGTACACAGCGGCGCAGGTCGCCCGTGCGGCCGACGTACCGAGACAGCGGATCTACGACGTGCTCGACGGGCTCGTCCGCGCCCAACTCGCCGTCGCCCACCGGGGTAAAGTCGCCACCTTCGGCGCGGTGGCACCGGAGCTCGCGCTCGCCCGGCTGATGAACCGGCGCCGGGAGTCCCTGGAGCAGATGGAGCGGATCTCGGCCGGGCTGACGGCGACGCTGCTGCCGCTCTGGTCCGACGGGCGCGTACACACCGATCCGCTCGACTACATCGAAGTCCTGCGCGACCCGCGGCAGATCGCGGACCGGTTCGCGGACATCCAGGAACAGGCCACCAGCGAGCTGCTCACCTTCTGCATGCCTCCGTTCGTCGCACCGGCCGCCAACACCACGGGCATCAAGGCGACCCGTCGGCTGCGCCGCGCCAACGGGACGGTGCACGCGGTGTACACGCACGACGCGCTGGCCGACGCGGAGGTCCTGGAGAACGTCGAGCGCTTCGGTGAAGCGGGCGAGGAAGCCCGCTTCACCGAGACCCTGCCGCTCAAACTCGTCATCGCCGACGCCTCGTTGGTGCTGTGCGACATGCCCGACCCGGTGGCGGGGACCGGCGAGACCACCGCCCTGTTCATCGAGCACCCGGCGCTCGCCGCCTGCCTGCGCCTCGCCTTCCAGACCGTGTGGCACCAGGCGACGACCAGGCAGCACATATGGAACGGCTAG